The region CGGTATAATTGCCGGATTGGGTGGACAGACGGGCCTTAATGTTACAAGTGAACTTGCAGAGCTGGGTATACTTGAAAAATACGGCGTAGAGATGCTGGGTACACCTCTTGATGCAATCACAAATACCGAGGACCGGGAACTTTTCAAGCAGACCATGGAAAACATCGGGGAAAAAGTTCCCCGCAGCAAGGCTATTTCCTCTTTGCAGGAAGCAGAAGAAGTGATAGATGAACTTGGTCTTCCCATTATTGTCCGCCCGGCCTATACCCTGGGAGGTGCAGGCGGGGGAATTGCCCATACAAAGGAAGAACTATTGCAGATCGTGGATAGGGGAATCCGGCTGAGCCGCATAAATCAGGTGCTTGTCGAGGAAAGTGTCCTGGGCTGGAAAGAATTTGAGTATGAAGTAATGCGTGATTCAAATGATACCTGCATTGTTATCTGTAATATGGAAAACATTGACCCTATGGGTGTCCATACAGGTGAATCAATAGTAGTTACCCCTTCCCAGACACTTAATGATGAAGAGCACCAGATGCTCAGGACCGCAGCTATCAAGATAATCCGGGAATTGGGTATTGAAGGTGGATGTAATATTCAGTTTGCAACAAAGGACGGCGAATATCGTGTAGTGGAGGTCAATCCTCGTGTGTCCCGTTCTTCAGCTCTTGCCTCCAAGGCGACCGGTTATCCGATTGCCCGGGTAACCGCCAAGATTGTTGTGGGAATGGCACTTGATGAAATCCTCAATGATGTTACAAAGAAAACCCCTGCATCCTTTGAACCAACCATTGACTATGTGGTTACAAAGATACCCAGGTGGCCTTTTGACAAGTTTGTAACCGCAGACAAGACACTTACCACGGCCATGAAGAGTACCGGTGAGGTTATGGCTATCGGAAGAACTATCGAAGAGTCCATGCTAAAAGCCATCCGTTCTCTGGACAACGATATGGATTTTGATGTCAAAGGCAGGGATGATCCGGAGATTGTCACATTACTCAAAACGCCGACAAGTGAACGGCTTTTTGTAATCTATGAGGCCCTGAAGAAAGGTTATTCCATAGAACAAATTTCTGAATATACGGGCATAGACCATTTTTTCCTGCAAAAAATGGCCAATATTGCAAATATGGAGTCCCGGGTTGCAGAACAACTTTTCCAGAACGGAGAAGCAAACATCGATCTTCTTCTCAAGGCCAAGAGAATGGGATTTACCGACAGCAGGATAGCCAAATGTTGTTCAAAGACCCGGGAAGAAATAAATGATATACGCAGGGATGCGGCTATCACTTCCACTTACAAGATGGTTGATACATGTGCGGCAGAATTTGCTGCAGCGACCCCTTATTATTATTCATGTTACGAAACCATGTGCGAATGTGAGCCCACAGACAGAAAGAAGATCCTGATTCTGGGTGCCGGTCCCATACGTATCGGGCAGGGAATAGAATTTGATTACTGTACGGTGCATGCAGTTCATGCTATCCGTGAGGAAGATATAGAAGCCCATATCATCAATAACAATCCTGAAACGGTTTCTACTGACTATGATACTTCGGATAAGTTGTTCTTCGAACCCCTTACTCTTGAAGATGTAATGAATGTCATTGACAGGGAAAATCCTGACGGGGTACTCGTACAATTTGGAGGCCAGACCTCGGTCAACCTTGCAATCCCCCTGCAGAAGGAACTTGCCAGGCGCACAGACCTGAAGACGAAGATCATGGGAACTTCTCCTGAAAATATGGATGTGGCAGAAGACAGGGAAAAATTCAACCAGCGTCTTGCAAAAATGAATATCAATCAGCCGGATGCAGGCTATGCAACCTCTGAAAAGGAAGCCCTTGAGGTTGCAGATGATATTGGTTATCCGGTCCTTGTACGTCCCTCCTATGTACTTGGGGGAAGGGCAATGGAGATTGTTTATGATTCCGCAGATCTGGAGCGTTACATGATAGAAGCTGTCAGGGTATCACCCGAACATCCCATCCTGATTGATGATTTCCTTGAGGGCGCGGTGGAGATCGATGTGGATGCTGTCAGTGATGGTAAGGATGTCCTGATCGGTGCTATCATGGAACACATCGAAGAAGCGGGAGTACATTCCGGTGATTCTGCATGTGTGATTCCTCCCTATGACCTCTCTGAGGAAATCCTTGAAACGGTTCGGGATTATACCAGAAAGATTGCTATGGCACTTGAGGTAAAGGGTCTTATAAACATCCAGATGGCAACCAAGGATGGAGAAGTTTATGTACTGGAAGCAAATCCCAGGTCCAGCCGTACTATCCCCTTTGTATCAAAGTCTTCGGGGATTCCCCTGGCAAAGATCGCTGCACAGGTTATCATCGGTCACAGTCTCAAGGATCTTGGTTACCTGCAGGACAGGGAACCTCTCCTGAAGCATTATTCTGTCAAGGAAGTCCTCCTTCCGTTTGACAAATTGCCAGGTGCAGATCCGGTGCTTGGCCCTGAAATGAAGAGTACGGGTGAAGTAATGGGTATTGATTATGACTTTGGAAGAGCATTTTTCAAGGCCCAGCTAAGTGCTGATAATCTCCTTCCGCTGAATGGAAAAGTATTCCTGTCCATCAGGGAGCGGGATAAGGAAGCAATTGTGGAAATTGCCCGCAATTTGCAGGAAATGGGACTTGAACTCATGGGTACAAAAGGTACCGCGCGCTATCTTTCCGATAAAGGTATCAGTATGGAGGCTGTCATGAAAGTTCATGAAGGTAGCCCCAATGTGATTGATATGTTAAGGAGGGGCGATGTTGCCTTTATCATAAATACTCCCACATCCCGCCAATCCAGGAAAGACGGATATCATATACGCAGGGCAGCGGTGGATTTCAAGGTTCCATACATTACAACCATACAGGCTGCGCGTGCTTCAGTTGAAGCCATTAAAGCAATGGCTGAGGGCAGCAGCACGATTAAATCAATTAACGAATATCATGAAGAAATCCGCCGTAACAATTAAGTTTACGGCTGATTTCATTCCTTTTTTATTGTTTAGGTTGAGGTATTAATAATGGTCAAAAAGGCAGTACTGGCTTATTCAGGTGGTCTGGACACTTCAATATGTGTTCCCCTGCTTAAGGAAAAATACGATTGTGATGAAGTAATAACAGTGGCAGTGGACGTAGGACAGCCCCGCGAAGATGTCGAGGAGGCTACCAAAAAAGCCCAGGACATCAGTGATCTGCATTTCACTCTTGATGTGAGGGAAGAATTTGTAAAGGATTATATTTTCCCTCTCATAAAGGCCAACGGGGATTATGAAGGGTATGTAATGGGAACATCCATTGCCCGTCCCCTCATTGCTAAAAAGGTCGTGGAGATCGCAGAAAAGGAAGGGGCTTCGATGCTTGCCCATGGCTGTACAGGTAAAGGCAATGACCAGCTGAGATTCGAGGCTGTATTCAGACTTACCGATATGGAAGTTGTGGCTCCGATGCGTGACATGAACCTGACACGTGAATGGGAGATAGAGTATGCAAAGCAGCATGGCATTCCTGTCTCTGTGACATCTTCCAAACCCTGGAGTATCGATGAGAATATCTGGAGTCGCAGTATCGAGGGCGGCAAACTGGAAGATCCGGGTTATATCCCGCCCGAAGAGATCTACAACTGGACAGTGGACCCAACCCTGGCTCCGGATGCACAGACCATAGAAATAGGTTTTGAAAGAGGCGTTCCTGTGTCCCTTGATGGCAAAACCATGGATGGTGTAACTCTTATCGAAAAGATGAACAGGATTGCCGGATCCCATGGAGTCGGAAGGACTGACATGATAGAGGATCGTGTGCTGGGATTGAAAGCCAGGGAGAATTATGAGCACCCTGCTGCTACCGTTTTATTGACTGCCCACAGGGATCTGGAAAAACTCGTGCTTACCCGATCTGAACTCAAGTTCAAGGCTATGGTGGATGCCGAGTGGTCCGAACTTGCCTACCTGGGGCTTGTGGATGAACCCCTGTATGAAGACCTGAATGCCTTCATAGACTCCACACAGCAGCGTGTTACAGGCACTGTGACTGTGAAGTTGTACAAAGGTAACGTCTACATCATGGCCAGGACTTCACCCAATGGTTTGTATTCAGAGGACCTTGTATCCTTTGACAGCAAGGTCATAGATCAGCAGGATGCTGAAGGTTTTTCCAAGTACCATGGCTTCCAGGCACGCCTGTATCGCAGGTTTGTTGCCAATAAATAATTTTAGTGGGGGACTTAATGTCCTCCCAAATTTAGATTGAGGCCTACCACTCCAATTACTACAAAAAGTATAGATACCATTTTTACTGCCGTGGCAGGCTCTTTGAACCAGAATATCCCGATAGCTGTGATCATTGCAGTTCCCATTCCAGCCCATATTGCATAAGCTATGCTTACGTCTATTCCTTTCAGGGCAATCGTAAACAGGGCAAAGCTGATACCGTAAAACAGGAATATCCCGATAGAGGGCAATATATTGGAAAAACCATCAGATAATTTCATGCAGGTGGTGCCAAACACTTCAAAAATAATGGCTCCTATCAGATAGATATAACTCATGATTCTTTTTGGAGTTATATCGTATAAATAGATTCATTCCTCTAGGTGCATAAGGATTAATAGAGAAGGCATAGGTATCCTTTCCTATGCCTCCATTATCGTACCCCACCGATAATTAACCCGCTCGGGTCCCACCCCGACAGGTTATGTTGAGAGAAGTTTTCTCCCAATCACCACATAATCTAATAGTTTGGTTTTGTATATAACATAATCTCTCTTGATTTTTTGATATCAATATAATATTATAGTCCCATTGAAAATTACAAAGAGATATTAAATTCACCGTATGAAATACTTATTCGAAAATAGCTTGCAGGCAATTTTGATATTGTATATACAGCAACATATCTGTGATACTTAAATGTTTTGAATTTTTGAGAAGTTGGATTTGAATATAGTTGGTATTTAGCCTGTAACAATCAAAAGTATATTGAGAACATGGATGCCCAACCATGTTCTCATTTAGTCCTCCACTCCAAGTATCAGCCGTAGTCCCCCAACTCGGCTGATCCAGCCCGGAAAAATGCTGCACAAATCCCGGACAATTCCTACATTCTCATGGACAAATATAACACAACCGCCTTAAAATCCGATAATGGCTTCGTATATTTGTAAAGGGTTAAAAATTTTCAAAGCCGTATTAAGAATCAAGATCATTCCTGCTTCTTTCTGGATTCGATAATCTCCAGACCGCGACGAAGCAT is a window of Methanohalophilus mahii DSM 5219 DNA encoding:
- the carB gene encoding carbamoyl-phosphate synthase large subunit, which translates into the protein MPIRTDIKKIMLIGSGPIMIGQAAEFDFSGSQACRSLREEGFEVVLVNSNPATIMTDPEMADAVYIEPLEAPLIGEIIEKERPDGIIAGLGGQTGLNVTSELAELGILEKYGVEMLGTPLDAITNTEDRELFKQTMENIGEKVPRSKAISSLQEAEEVIDELGLPIIVRPAYTLGGAGGGIAHTKEELLQIVDRGIRLSRINQVLVEESVLGWKEFEYEVMRDSNDTCIVICNMENIDPMGVHTGESIVVTPSQTLNDEEHQMLRTAAIKIIRELGIEGGCNIQFATKDGEYRVVEVNPRVSRSSALASKATGYPIARVTAKIVVGMALDEILNDVTKKTPASFEPTIDYVVTKIPRWPFDKFVTADKTLTTAMKSTGEVMAIGRTIEESMLKAIRSLDNDMDFDVKGRDDPEIVTLLKTPTSERLFVIYEALKKGYSIEQISEYTGIDHFFLQKMANIANMESRVAEQLFQNGEANIDLLLKAKRMGFTDSRIAKCCSKTREEINDIRRDAAITSTYKMVDTCAAEFAAATPYYYSCYETMCECEPTDRKKILILGAGPIRIGQGIEFDYCTVHAVHAIREEDIEAHIINNNPETVSTDYDTSDKLFFEPLTLEDVMNVIDRENPDGVLVQFGGQTSVNLAIPLQKELARRTDLKTKIMGTSPENMDVAEDREKFNQRLAKMNINQPDAGYATSEKEALEVADDIGYPVLVRPSYVLGGRAMEIVYDSADLERYMIEAVRVSPEHPILIDDFLEGAVEIDVDAVSDGKDVLIGAIMEHIEEAGVHSGDSACVIPPYDLSEEILETVRDYTRKIAMALEVKGLINIQMATKDGEVYVLEANPRSSRTIPFVSKSSGIPLAKIAAQVIIGHSLKDLGYLQDREPLLKHYSVKEVLLPFDKLPGADPVLGPEMKSTGEVMGIDYDFGRAFFKAQLSADNLLPLNGKVFLSIRERDKEAIVEIARNLQEMGLELMGTKGTARYLSDKGISMEAVMKVHEGSPNVIDMLRRGDVAFIINTPTSRQSRKDGYHIRRAAVDFKVPYITTIQAARASVEAIKAMAEGSSTIKSINEYHEEIRRNN
- a CDS encoding argininosuccinate synthase, which produces MVKKAVLAYSGGLDTSICVPLLKEKYDCDEVITVAVDVGQPREDVEEATKKAQDISDLHFTLDVREEFVKDYIFPLIKANGDYEGYVMGTSIARPLIAKKVVEIAEKEGASMLAHGCTGKGNDQLRFEAVFRLTDMEVVAPMRDMNLTREWEIEYAKQHGIPVSVTSSKPWSIDENIWSRSIEGGKLEDPGYIPPEEIYNWTVDPTLAPDAQTIEIGFERGVPVSLDGKTMDGVTLIEKMNRIAGSHGVGRTDMIEDRVLGLKARENYEHPAATVLLTAHRDLEKLVLTRSELKFKAMVDAEWSELAYLGLVDEPLYEDLNAFIDSTQQRVTGTVTVKLYKGNVYIMARTSPNGLYSEDLVSFDSKVIDQQDAEGFSKYHGFQARLYRRFVANK
- a CDS encoding DMT family transporter, whose product is MSYIYLIGAIIFEVFGTTCMKLSDGFSNILPSIGIFLFYGISFALFTIALKGIDVSIAYAIWAGMGTAMITAIGIFWFKEPATAVKMVSILFVVIGVVGLNLNLGGH